A single genomic interval of Candidatus Bathyarchaeum sp. harbors:
- a CDS encoding Lrp/AsnC ligand binding domain-containing protein: MFAYVLITVNSGSEREFLKKISKFDEVVEANLVIGENDIVIKIQANDIAHMDQFLTDTLRVLPNVFLTTTMIITEQIKPEPKSD; encoded by the coding sequence TTGTTTGCATATGTTCTTATTACTGTAAATTCTGGTTCAGAGCGAGAGTTCCTGAAGAAGATTTCAAAATTTGATGAAGTTGTTGAAGCAAACCTTGTAATCGGTGAAAACGATATTGTGATCAAAATCCAAGCAAATGACATTGCACACATGGACCAATTTTTGACAGACACCCTTCGTGTCTTGCCAAATGTTTTCCTTACTACAACCATGATTATAACTGAACAGATTAAGCCTGAACCCAAATCAGATTAG